A window of the Streptomyces sp. NBC_00878 genome harbors these coding sequences:
- a CDS encoding zinc-ribbon domain-containing protein, with amino-acid sequence MIVFGTKGYLYQLAILTLVCGHCGNPAAHTLRKRVTKFTLFFVPLFPFSTKYTTQCTFCGAEQKVTKEQAEQLQVQGAGGHGGQQYGQPQQQPYQS; translated from the coding sequence ATGATCGTCTTTGGTACCAAGGGATACCTGTACCAGCTCGCGATACTGACGCTGGTGTGCGGGCACTGCGGTAATCCCGCCGCACACACCCTCAGGAAGCGCGTCACGAAGTTCACGCTGTTCTTCGTGCCGCTCTTCCCGTTCTCGACGAAGTACACGACGCAGTGCACGTTTTGCGGTGCGGAGCAGAAGGTGACCAAGGAGCAGGCGGAGCAACTGCAGGTCCAGGGCGCCGGCGGACACGGCGGTCAGCAGTACGGGCAGCCGCAGCAGCAGCCGTACCAGTCCTGA
- a CDS encoding endonuclease/exonuclease/phosphatase family protein, translating into MLTAGLLVFHSAVPNAVGRLGSLLETFLPWLGLAVPLLLVLALLRRSAIALVALLVPVAVWGTLFGGPLLSEEDRGAHDILAVQHNVSDENDDPAGTARALIGAAPDVIALEELTSPALRVYESALAADYPHHAVEGTVGLWSRYPLSDIRPLDIKPAGIGEGWNRGLRSTARTPRGDVAVYVAHLPSVRIRWNGFSSGWRDESADLLGEAVAAEKQNRVILLGDLNSTVDDRGLAPVTSQMDSVGRDFAFSWPRALPVSRIDQVMTRSMTVTHIRTLPATGSDHLPIAAGIRFEP; encoded by the coding sequence GTGCTCACTGCCGGGCTGCTGGTCTTCCACTCCGCCGTACCCAATGCGGTGGGCCGCCTCGGCAGCCTGCTGGAGACGTTTCTGCCCTGGCTCGGCCTGGCCGTTCCGTTGCTGCTCGTTCTGGCGCTGCTGCGCCGCTCGGCCATCGCGCTGGTGGCCCTGCTGGTGCCCGTGGCAGTCTGGGGGACCCTCTTCGGCGGACCGCTGCTGTCCGAGGAGGACCGCGGCGCGCACGACATCCTGGCGGTCCAGCACAACGTCAGCGACGAGAACGACGACCCGGCGGGCACCGCGCGTGCGCTGATCGGGGCCGCACCGGATGTCATCGCTCTGGAGGAGCTGACGTCTCCCGCGTTGCGGGTCTACGAGTCCGCCCTGGCAGCGGACTACCCCCACCACGCGGTCGAGGGAACCGTCGGACTCTGGTCGAGGTATCCGCTGTCGGACATCCGGCCGCTGGACATCAAACCGGCGGGGATCGGCGAGGGCTGGAACCGCGGGCTGCGGTCCACGGCACGCACGCCACGGGGTGATGTCGCGGTGTACGTCGCTCACCTGCCGTCGGTCCGCATCCGCTGGAACGGCTTCAGTTCCGGTTGGCGGGACGAAAGCGCCGACCTGCTGGGCGAGGCCGTCGCCGCCGAGAAACAGAACAGGGTGATCCTGCTGGGCGACCTCAACAGCACGGTGGACGACCGCGGGCTGGCTCCGGTCACCTCACAGATGGACTCGGTGGGACGGGACTTCGCCTTCAGCTGGCCCAGGGCCCTTCCGGTGTCCCGGATCGACCAGGTCATGACCCGCTCGATGACGGTCACTCACATCCGGACTCTGCCCGCCACCGGCAGCGACCACCTTCCGATCGCCGCCGGTATCAGGTTCGAGCCCTGA
- a CDS encoding pyridoxamine 5'-phosphate oxidase family protein: MTGNASPARTAHDIIETNRYMVLATADHAGTPWSSPVYFAHREYREFFWVSSPLATHSRNIAVRPQVGIVVFDSTVPISTGQAVYMSAVATAVDAEDTEDALDVFSRRSVTHGGRVWTADDVEDAQGVSGLVLYRAVAEDHSMLAKDGQPDHRVPVRLTD, translated from the coding sequence ATGACAGGCAACGCGTCACCGGCCCGGACCGCGCACGACATCATCGAAACGAACCGGTACATGGTGCTGGCCACGGCCGACCACGCGGGTACGCCGTGGAGTTCACCGGTGTACTTCGCTCACCGGGAATACCGCGAGTTCTTCTGGGTCTCGTCGCCGCTGGCCACCCACTCACGCAACATCGCGGTACGTCCCCAGGTGGGCATCGTGGTCTTCGACTCCACGGTGCCGATCAGCACCGGGCAGGCCGTGTACATGTCCGCCGTCGCCACCGCGGTGGACGCCGAGGACACGGAGGACGCGCTCGACGTGTTCTCCCGCCGATCGGTCACCCACGGCGGCCGGGTGTGGACAGCCGACGACGTCGAGGACGCTCAGGGCGTCTCCGGCCTGGTCCTCTACCGCGCGGTGGCCGAAGACCATTCGATGCTCGCCAAGGACGGGCAGCCGGATCATCGTGTCCCGGTCCGGCTCACTGACTGA
- the ligA gene encoding NAD-dependent DNA ligase LigA, which translates to MTTPAAVIVDAAAYAQAVEDAVKASAAYYTGGTSVLDDDAYDRLVRGIAAWEADHPDQALPDSPTGKVAGGAVEGDVPHTVSMLSLDNVFSAEDFTAWTASLARRIGHEAERFSVEPKLDGLAIAARYTHGRLERLITRGDGTAGEDVSHAIGTIEGLPQELAEPVTVEVRGEILMTSAQFEHANEVRTEHGGQPFANPRGASAGTLRAKERTYTVPMTFFGYGLLPLAGTEAELAERLGESAHSDLMLRAADLGVNTTATTAVPGIVAETAEQVLDRVREIAALRAELPFGIDGIVIKADLAADQQAAGSGSRAPRWAIAYKLPAVEKITRLLEVEWNVGRTGIIAPRAVLEPVEIDGATITYATLHNPADITRRDLRLGDHVMVHRAGDVIPRIEAPVGHLRTGAEQPIVFPDVCPRCGAGIDTSEQRWRCENGRNCHLVAALSYAAGRDQLDIEGLGHTRVVQFVEAGLVTDLADLFTLTRDQLLGLERMGETSTDNLLAALDTAKGRPLSRVLCALGVRGTGRSMSRRIARYFATMDHIRAADAEAMQRVEGIGTEKAPSIVAELVELAPLIDKLAAVGVNMTEPGATPPQPAADSGEDNEDGGEGAVDDKGEEGGASEAAGPLAGMTVVVTGAMTGPLEKLSRNQMNELIERAGGRSSSSVSKKTTLVVAGEGAGSKRAKADSLGVRLATPDEFAALVTDFVD; encoded by the coding sequence ATGACTACACCAGCTGCAGTGATCGTGGATGCCGCCGCCTACGCGCAGGCTGTCGAGGACGCGGTGAAGGCTTCGGCCGCCTACTACACGGGCGGCACCTCGGTGCTGGACGACGACGCCTACGACCGGTTGGTGCGCGGTATCGCGGCCTGGGAGGCCGACCATCCCGACCAGGCGCTGCCCGACTCTCCGACCGGGAAGGTCGCCGGTGGCGCGGTCGAGGGGGATGTGCCGCACACGGTGTCGATGCTGAGCCTGGACAACGTGTTCTCGGCGGAGGATTTCACCGCTTGGACCGCGTCCCTGGCCCGGCGCATCGGCCACGAGGCGGAGCGGTTCAGTGTCGAGCCGAAGCTGGACGGTCTGGCGATCGCGGCCCGCTACACGCACGGGCGCCTGGAGCGGTTGATCACGCGCGGCGACGGGACGGCCGGAGAGGACGTGTCGCACGCGATCGGCACGATCGAGGGCCTGCCGCAGGAGCTGGCCGAGCCGGTGACCGTGGAGGTACGCGGCGAAATCCTGATGACCAGCGCCCAGTTCGAGCACGCCAACGAGGTACGGACCGAGCACGGCGGGCAGCCGTTCGCGAACCCGCGCGGTGCCTCGGCGGGCACTCTGCGGGCCAAGGAGCGTACGTACACGGTGCCGATGACGTTCTTCGGCTACGGCCTGCTGCCCCTCGCCGGCACCGAGGCGGAGCTCGCGGAGCGGCTGGGCGAGAGCGCGCACAGCGACCTCATGCTGCGGGCCGCCGACCTCGGGGTGAACACCACCGCCACCACCGCCGTGCCCGGCATCGTCGCGGAGACGGCCGAGCAGGTACTGGACCGGGTGCGGGAAATCGCCGCGCTGCGGGCCGAGTTGCCGTTCGGGATCGACGGGATCGTCATCAAGGCGGACCTGGCCGCCGACCAGCAGGCAGCCGGTTCCGGTTCGCGCGCCCCGCGCTGGGCCATCGCCTACAAACTGCCCGCCGTGGAGAAGATCACCCGGCTGCTGGAGGTGGAGTGGAATGTCGGCCGCACCGGCATCATCGCCCCGCGCGCGGTGCTGGAGCCGGTGGAGATCGACGGCGCCACCATCACGTACGCCACTCTGCACAATCCGGCTGACATCACCCGCCGTGACCTGCGCCTGGGCGACCATGTCATGGTCCACCGCGCCGGTGACGTCATCCCCCGTATCGAAGCCCCCGTCGGCCATCTGCGCACCGGAGCCGAACAGCCCATCGTCTTCCCCGACGTGTGCCCGCGCTGTGGCGCCGGCATCGACACCAGCGAGCAGCGCTGGCGGTGTGAGAACGGCCGCAACTGTCACCTGGTCGCCGCCCTCTCGTACGCCGCCGGCCGCGATCAGCTCGACATCGAGGGCCTCGGCCACACCCGCGTCGTCCAGTTCGTCGAGGCGGGCCTGGTCACGGATCTCGCCGATCTGTTCACCCTCACCCGGGACCAGTTGCTGGGCCTGGAGCGGATGGGCGAGACCAGCACCGACAACCTCCTCGCCGCGCTCGACACGGCGAAGGGAAGACCGCTGTCCCGGGTGCTGTGCGCGCTCGGTGTCCGCGGCACCGGCCGGTCCATGTCCCGCCGTATCGCCCGGTACTTCGCGACCATGGACCACATCCGCGCCGCCGACGCCGAAGCGATGCAGCGGGTCGAGGGCATCGGCACCGAGAAGGCCCCGTCCATCGTCGCCGAACTGGTCGAGCTCGCCCCGCTGATCGACAAACTCGCCGCGGTCGGGGTGAACATGACCGAACCCGGCGCCACCCCGCCCCAGCCGGCCGCCGACAGCGGCGAGGACAACGAGGACGGCGGCGAAGGGGCCGTCGACGACAAGGGCGAGGAGGGCGGCGCGAGCGAGGCAGCCGGGCCGCTCGCGGGGATGACGGTGGTCGTCACGGGCGCGATGACCGGGCCACTGGAGAAGCTCAGCCGCAACCAGATGAACGAACTCATCGAGCGTGCCGGCGGCCGCTCCTCCTCCAGCGTCTCCAAGAAGACCACTCTGGTCGTCGCCGGAGAGGGCGCCGGATCCAAGCGTGCCAAGGCCGACTCGCTCGGTGTCCGCCTGGCCACGCCCGACGAATTCGCCGCCCTCGTCACCGACTTCGTCGACTGA
- a CDS encoding 3-hydroxyacyl-CoA dehydrogenase family protein, which yields MTERTITVGVVGLGSLGLACAELLHEAGIPVIAVDPDPAALAQGSARALPVSAEFAALSTADLVIESVTEDKEIKGAVLRAVAAVCAPDTVLVSTTASLSLPSLAIASGRPTRLLGLRFLVPPVPGTGCEPVPTTMSDQDAVDTLTLLLDRLPLQEKTFGPARQFARELLLGYLNRAVTLYETGYATPEDIDTAMRLGCGLPTGPLALLDRLGLDVVERELSGLYERSGRAAHAPAPLLTALVESGRSGRKTGTGIYDYEPSGAVIPSRRTDPAEETAPREVRRIGVVGSGTMARGIAQITALGGLDTILVARTREKAETAIEAIDSAMARAVRRGQIHPDQRQAALARLHPSSVFEDLADRDVVLEAVAEDEDVKAHVFGLLDRTCRPGAILTTTTSSLSVGNCAEATGRRGDVVGMHFFNPAPAMSLVEVCRTEFTTNDVLATAHALARSLGKTPVDCTDRAGFIVNYLLFPYLNDAVLLAESGAASIEDLDKAVEGGLGHPLGPFALMDAIGLDVGEAIQQRLHDVNHDPDVKPTAMLTALIRYGRLGRKTGAGFYNHVERAGRATTSG from the coding sequence GTGACCGAACGGACCATCACTGTCGGTGTCGTGGGGCTCGGGTCGCTCGGCCTGGCCTGCGCCGAGCTGCTCCACGAAGCCGGGATTCCGGTCATCGCCGTGGACCCCGATCCCGCGGCGCTCGCCCAAGGCAGCGCCCGGGCGCTGCCCGTGTCCGCCGAGTTCGCCGCCTTGTCCACCGCCGACCTCGTCATCGAGTCCGTGACCGAGGACAAGGAGATCAAGGGAGCGGTCCTGCGCGCGGTCGCCGCGGTCTGCGCCCCGGACACGGTGCTGGTCTCCACCACGGCGTCGCTGTCGCTGCCGTCCCTGGCGATCGCGTCCGGCAGACCGACCAGACTCCTTGGCCTGCGATTCCTGGTGCCCCCGGTCCCGGGCACCGGCTGCGAACCGGTGCCGACCACCATGTCGGACCAGGACGCCGTAGACACCCTCACGCTGCTGCTGGACCGCCTTCCGTTACAGGAGAAGACCTTCGGCCCGGCGCGGCAGTTCGCGCGGGAATTACTGCTCGGCTATCTCAACCGAGCGGTCACGCTGTACGAGACCGGCTACGCCACACCCGAAGACATCGACACCGCGATGCGGCTGGGCTGCGGCCTGCCCACCGGCCCCCTGGCGTTGCTCGACCGGCTCGGACTCGACGTCGTCGAGCGTGAACTGTCGGGCCTGTACGAGCGAAGCGGCCGGGCCGCACACGCACCGGCCCCGCTGCTGACCGCGCTGGTCGAGAGCGGTCGATCGGGGCGCAAGACCGGAACGGGCATCTACGACTACGAACCGTCCGGGGCGGTGATCCCTTCCCGGCGCACCGACCCCGCGGAAGAGACGGCACCGCGCGAGGTCCGCCGCATCGGTGTCGTCGGCTCGGGCACCATGGCACGGGGCATCGCGCAGATCACGGCACTCGGCGGCCTGGACACGATCCTGGTCGCCCGTACCCGGGAGAAGGCCGAGACCGCCATCGAGGCGATCGACTCGGCGATGGCTCGTGCGGTGCGGCGCGGCCAGATCCACCCCGATCAGCGGCAGGCGGCGCTCGCTCGGCTGCACCCGTCTTCCGTGTTCGAGGATCTCGCCGACCGCGACGTCGTACTGGAGGCCGTCGCCGAGGACGAGGACGTGAAGGCGCACGTCTTCGGTCTCCTGGACCGAACGTGCCGGCCGGGCGCGATCCTGACCACGACGACGTCCAGTCTGTCGGTCGGCAACTGCGCCGAGGCGACCGGCCGCCGTGGTGACGTCGTCGGTATGCACTTCTTCAATCCCGCGCCGGCCATGAGCCTGGTCGAGGTGTGCCGCACGGAGTTCACCACCAACGACGTACTGGCCACCGCGCACGCGCTGGCACGGTCGCTGGGCAAGACACCGGTCGACTGCACCGACCGCGCCGGCTTCATCGTGAACTACCTGCTCTTCCCCTACCTCAATGACGCCGTGCTCCTCGCCGAGAGCGGGGCGGCCTCCATCGAAGACCTCGACAAGGCGGTCGAGGGCGGGCTGGGCCACCCGCTGGGGCCCTTCGCGCTGATGGACGCGATCGGCCTGGACGTGGGCGAGGCGATCCAGCAGCGGCTGCACGACGTCAACCACGACCCCGACGTCAAGCCGACCGCGATGCTCACCGCACTGATCAGATACGGCAGGCTGGGCCGCAAGACCGGCGCCGGCTTCTACAACCACGTGGAGCGGGCCGGCCGGGCGACGACGAGCGGCTGA
- the ccrA gene encoding crotonyl-CoA carboxylase/reductase, which yields MRHIVEAIVSDDVSPDELGSLPVPESYRGAVVLAAESDMFAGMATREKNPAKALHIQQVPTPEVGPDEVLVAVMASSINYNTVWTALFEPMPTFGFLQRYAKTAPGAAQHDRPFHVVGSDLSGVVLRTGDAVRTAKPGDRVVAHCLNVDLTAPDGHADSMLDPEQRIWGFETNYGGLGELALVKANQLMPKPQHLTWEEAACSGLVHSTAYRQLVSRNGADMKQGDVVLIWGAAGGLGSYATQLVLNGGGIPVCVVSSPRKAELVRSMGAELVIDRSEAGFRFWSDEHTQNPKEWKRFGAQVRDLTGGADPDIVFEHPGRETFGASVYVARRGGTIVTCASTSGYEHVYDNRHLWMRLKSIVGTHFANYREAWEANRLISLGMVHPTLSTVYELADVGKAVGEVHANRHDGKVGVLCLAPAADLGVDDDETRARHLTQINRFRVRGGEKAL from the coding sequence CGTTGCCGGTTCCGGAAAGCTACCGCGGCGCTGTGGTTCTCGCCGCCGAATCAGACATGTTCGCAGGCATGGCCACAAGGGAAAAGAACCCCGCCAAGGCGCTGCACATCCAGCAGGTCCCCACGCCGGAGGTCGGGCCGGACGAGGTGCTGGTGGCCGTGATGGCCAGCAGCATCAACTACAACACGGTATGGACCGCACTCTTCGAACCGATGCCCACGTTCGGGTTCCTCCAGCGGTACGCCAAGACCGCGCCCGGCGCCGCCCAGCACGACCGGCCGTTCCACGTGGTGGGTTCGGATCTGTCGGGTGTGGTGCTGCGAACCGGGGACGCGGTGCGTACGGCCAAGCCCGGTGACCGGGTCGTCGCGCACTGCCTGAACGTCGACCTCACGGCGCCCGACGGGCATGCCGACTCCATGCTCGACCCGGAGCAGCGGATCTGGGGCTTCGAGACCAACTACGGCGGTCTCGGCGAGCTGGCACTCGTCAAGGCGAACCAGCTCATGCCCAAACCTCAGCACCTGACCTGGGAGGAAGCCGCCTGCTCCGGGCTGGTGCATTCGACGGCGTACCGGCAGTTGGTGTCCCGCAACGGCGCCGACATGAAGCAGGGCGACGTGGTACTGATCTGGGGCGCGGCCGGCGGCCTTGGGTCGTACGCCACGCAGTTGGTCCTCAACGGCGGCGGTATCCCGGTGTGTGTGGTGTCCAGCCCCCGCAAGGCGGAGCTGGTCCGGTCCATGGGCGCGGAGTTGGTGATCGACCGCTCGGAGGCGGGATTCCGGTTCTGGTCCGACGAGCACACCCAGAACCCGAAGGAATGGAAGCGATTCGGGGCTCAGGTGCGTGACCTGACCGGTGGCGCGGATCCCGACATCGTCTTCGAGCACCCGGGGCGGGAGACCTTCGGCGCCAGTGTCTACGTGGCACGGCGTGGGGGCACGATCGTGACCTGCGCGTCGACGTCGGGCTATGAGCACGTCTACGACAACAGGCACCTGTGGATGCGGCTCAAGAGCATCGTCGGTACCCACTTCGCCAACTACCGCGAGGCGTGGGAGGCCAATCGCCTGATCTCTCTGGGAATGGTGCACCCCACGCTGTCCACGGTGTACGAACTCGCCGACGTCGGCAAGGCGGTCGGCGAGGTGCACGCGAACCGGCACGACGGCAAGGTCGGCGTCCTGTGCCTGGCCCCCGCCGCCGATCTGGGCGTCGACGACGACGAAACGCGTGCGCGGCATCTGACACAGATCAACCGGTTCCGCGTCCGCGGCGGAGAGAAGGCACTGTGA